One region of Paenibacillus polymyxa M1 genomic DNA includes:
- a CDS encoding NEAT domain-containing protein, giving the protein MKSRFNKYITTFAAILMLFSLFSPYAGATPEDESTSSNLPDSSTTVTSATYATYEYPVELPGPYVEPTHAITITEATYADGEYLIDYKPLRKTISGSTKDSSFKTNYTYPGDLIIKDGKYHFSFKFAEAQGLSKFLVEQNGETVPAKIEVDSGKASGTVSFDVYDFHQNVNTEFGFNSSSPWYVDTDPDRSVKEWIEFDPSSLRLKNSTENPTVPPVTPPVTPPSTGEKLADLDFTLLKDGTDEKSMMDGYTEKPGSLIERGGKQYARFTLKNSKQIDGFKVEQNGVLTDTSIVSEDQNANTRVIEFEVKELPAKLNAWVSINWPELSYVHTYNVDLQLSSVPVPTTLADGTYAINFNTLHATKDQPSAMAQYLLSPATLTVAKGQKEVSFTIKDSTTVTEFKTEQNGTLTDADIVSEDKTVNTRVVKFKVADLDAILNAQVHVSTTYPGGVYEMDHKLRLQFDKNSITENGTSPETKSNLDFTLLKDGTNEKSMMDGYTEKPGTLIERNGKKYVRFTLKNSTQIDGFKVEQNGVLTNVATVSEDKTANTRVIEFEVKEIPAKLSAWVSINWPELGYVHTYNVDLQLASVPTSPSLADGTYSINFNTLHATKDQPSTMAQYLLSPATLTVLKGQKEVSFTIKDSTTVTEFKTEQNGTLTDADIVSEDKTANTRVVKFKVADLDAILNAQVHVSTTYPGGVYEMDHKLRLQFDKNSITNAPTPVDPGTPGTPGTPGKNLADGTYSINFDALHATKDQKSAMAQYLLSPATLTVSKGKYEASFTIKDSTTVTEFKTEQNGTLADADIVSEDKNANTRVVKFKVADLDAILNAQVHVSTTYPGGVYEMNHKLRLQFDRSSITAKGPDNGTTTPVENGRYSIDFSVLKNGSNEISVMDGYMQKPATLLKQSGKNIIQIKMDKSSWIKTFKVNGSEAQVVEQSTSADTRTVQFEVPNLSDKVTVNTHVIVPGLDLGGIPYDHVYDVQFQFEPATIRSFVEPTSSGAADPIVKLDFDKLANGKYALKFSIVLPNGVTGSDSPAQRFITNEPAQLVVEGDKRFVGLKLQNSNEVKALRIWDNASGGYQDAEVTREDAASNTKDVRFSVSDFKNNVKGQLVVYEAPKVASSAPMVFKAEDRVEKVYDFEFKFDTSNVSYHNETKADKVEQGKNNLADGEYTANFRVLANGTDKDSLVAPFVQSLAKLIVKNGKVQAHVTVTDNQALKLFQTDFEGRYANPTIVASDTKGDTHTIAFEVPDLDKKLSVYTQVYLPEKYIFNEKFGGQIQFDRASLKGEGVNAATTATPTEPTAASTDKAAETTIPVAEAKPAVEQPVQTASEKQYTINYNVFKDKTNEASVMDGYLDKPATLIEKGDKRYIQVSLKNSSWMPTLQVEQNGTLKDVEVISTSGDTRIVQFEVGDLSQKISAYTHVIVPGLVLGGVPYDHWYTVQFQFDEASLKVK; this is encoded by the coding sequence TTTTAGTAGAACAAAACGGGGAAACGGTTCCCGCCAAAATAGAAGTAGATTCCGGAAAAGCTTCGGGAACTGTTAGCTTCGATGTTTATGATTTTCATCAAAATGTAAATACAGAGTTTGGATTTAACAGCAGTTCTCCATGGTATGTAGATACCGATCCAGACCGTTCAGTGAAGGAATGGATTGAGTTTGATCCTTCCAGTTTGAGACTTAAAAACTCAACGGAGAATCCAACCGTTCCACCAGTGACACCGCCGGTAACGCCTCCTAGCACAGGAGAAAAATTAGCTGATTTGGACTTTACCCTCTTGAAAGATGGAACAGATGAAAAGTCTATGATGGATGGGTATACAGAGAAACCAGGCTCACTAATAGAGCGTGGAGGTAAACAATATGCCCGGTTTACATTAAAGAATAGCAAGCAAATTGATGGCTTCAAAGTAGAGCAAAATGGAGTGTTAACCGATACCTCTATTGTAAGTGAAGATCAAAATGCGAATACACGAGTTATCGAGTTTGAAGTAAAAGAACTGCCAGCCAAGCTGAACGCATGGGTGAGCATCAACTGGCCTGAGCTTAGCTACGTGCATACTTATAATGTAGATCTTCAGCTGTCTTCTGTACCTGTACCAACAACTTTGGCGGATGGAACGTACGCTATTAACTTTAATACCCTGCACGCAACTAAAGATCAGCCATCAGCCATGGCGCAATATCTGTTGTCTCCAGCGACTTTGACAGTAGCGAAAGGACAAAAAGAAGTTTCTTTCACCATTAAAGACAGCACTACTGTAACAGAATTCAAAACAGAGCAAAACGGGACACTTACGGATGCAGATATTGTAAGTGAGGACAAGACAGTCAATACGCGTGTTGTGAAATTCAAAGTAGCCGATTTGGACGCGATTTTGAATGCACAGGTACATGTGAGTACGACTTATCCAGGTGGGGTTTATGAGATGGATCATAAACTTCGTCTTCAGTTCGATAAAAATAGTATCACAGAAAATGGAACCTCTCCGGAAACAAAATCCAATCTGGACTTCACTCTTTTGAAGGATGGAACGAATGAAAAGTCTATGATGGATGGGTATACAGAGAAACCAGGCACCTTGATTGAACGTAATGGCAAGAAGTATGTCCGTTTTACCTTGAAAAACAGTACGCAAATTGACGGCTTTAAGGTAGAGCAAAACGGAGTATTAACTAATGTTGCTACAGTAAGTGAAGACAAAACTGCAAATACACGAGTTATTGAATTCGAGGTTAAAGAAATACCTGCTAAGTTAAGCGCATGGGTAAGCATCAACTGGCCTGAGCTGGGCTACGTGCATACTTATAATGTAGATCTTCAATTGGCATCTGTGCCCACATCACCTAGCTTGGCGGATGGAACGTATTCTATTAACTTTAACACCCTGCACGCAACCAAAGATCAGCCATCAACCATGGCACAATATCTGTTGTCTCCAGCGACTTTGACGGTATTGAAGGGACAAAAAGAAGTTTCTTTCACCATTAAAGACAGCACTACTGTAACAGAATTCAAAACAGAGCAAAACGGGACACTTACGGATGCAGATATTGTAAGTGAGGATAAGACAGCCAATACGCGTGTTGTGAAATTCAAAGTAGCCGATTTGGATGCAATTTTGAATGCACAAGTGCATGTGAGCACCACCTATCCAGGTGGGGTTTATGAGATGGATCATAAGCTTCGTCTTCAATTTGATAAAAACAGCATTACGAATGCTCCAACCCCGGTTGATCCTGGGACGCCAGGCACACCAGGCACGCCCGGAAAGAATTTAGCTGATGGAACGTATTCGATCAATTTCGATGCGCTGCACGCAACCAAAGATCAAAAATCGGCCATGGCGCAATATTTATTATCTCCGGCCACGCTGACGGTATCAAAAGGCAAGTATGAAGCCTCCTTTACCATCAAAGACAGCACCACCGTGACAGAGTTTAAAACAGAACAAAACGGAACGTTGGCAGATGCAGATATCGTAAGTGAGGACAAGAATGCTAATACACGTGTTGTGAAATTCAAAGTAGCCGATTTGGACGCTATTCTGAATGCACAGGTCCATGTGAGCACCACCTATCCAGGTGGGGTTTATGAGATGAATCATAAGCTTCGTCTTCAATTTGACCGCAGCAGCATTACAGCTAAGGGACCGGATAACGGAACCACAACCCCAGTTGAAAATGGCAGATACAGCATTGATTTCTCCGTACTCAAAAACGGAAGCAATGAAATATCTGTGATGGATGGGTATATGCAAAAGCCAGCTACACTGTTAAAACAGTCTGGTAAAAATATCATTCAAATTAAAATGGACAAGAGCAGCTGGATTAAAACGTTTAAAGTAAATGGTTCTGAAGCTCAGGTGGTTGAACAGTCCACCTCTGCAGACACAAGAACAGTACAATTTGAAGTGCCTAATCTTTCAGATAAAGTTACAGTGAACACGCATGTCATCGTACCTGGATTGGATTTGGGTGGCATCCCTTACGACCACGTATATGATGTGCAGTTCCAATTCGAGCCTGCCACCATTCGCAGCTTTGTGGAGCCTACTTCTTCAGGGGCAGCTGATCCTATCGTTAAATTGGATTTCGACAAGCTTGCCAATGGTAAATATGCATTGAAATTCAGCATTGTGCTGCCAAATGGTGTCACAGGATCTGATTCTCCGGCTCAACGCTTCATCACTAATGAACCAGCGCAATTGGTCGTGGAAGGCGACAAACGGTTTGTAGGTCTGAAGCTGCAAAACAGTAATGAAGTTAAGGCGCTGCGCATTTGGGATAACGCAAGTGGAGGTTATCAGGATGCAGAAGTGACCCGGGAAGATGCAGCAAGTAATACGAAGGACGTTCGTTTCAGTGTGAGTGACTTTAAGAACAACGTAAAAGGTCAACTGGTTGTCTACGAAGCTCCTAAAGTGGCAAGTAGCGCGCCGATGGTTTTCAAGGCGGAGGATCGAGTAGAAAAGGTATATGATTTTGAATTTAAATTCGATACCAGTAATGTATCTTATCACAACGAAACCAAAGCAGACAAAGTAGAACAGGGGAAAAATAACTTAGCCGATGGAGAGTACACTGCGAACTTCCGTGTGCTTGCAAACGGAACGGACAAGGATTCTTTGGTGGCTCCATTTGTACAGAGTCTGGCGAAGTTGATTGTGAAAAATGGTAAGGTCCAGGCCCATGTAACCGTAACGGACAATCAGGCTTTGAAATTATTCCAAACGGACTTTGAGGGCCGTTATGCTAATCCAACGATTGTGGCTTCCGACACAAAAGGGGATACACACACAATTGCCTTCGAAGTACCTGATCTGGATAAAAAGCTGAGTGTGTACACACAGGTATATCTGCCTGAGAAGTACATTTTTAATGAGAAATTCGGCGGACAGATTCAATTTGACCGTGCGTCACTCAAAGGTGAGGGAGTTAATGCAGCTACAACTGCAACCCCTACTGAACCGACAGCAGCTTCTACGGACAAAGCAGCAGAAACGACCATACCGGTAGCTGAAGCAAAACCAGCAGTTGAGCAACCAGTTCAAACGGCTTCCGAGAAGCAATACACAATCAATTACAACGTATTTAAAGACAAAACGAATGAAGCGTCCGTTATGGATGGTTATCTCGATAAACCAGCCACATTGATTGAAAAGGGAGACAAGCGTTATATCCAAGTCTCTTTGAAAAACAGCTCTTGGATGCCAACTCTACAAGTGGAGCAAAACGGTACCCTAAAAGATGTGGAAGTGATCTCGACATCCGGTGATACACGTATCGTCCAATTTGAGGTAGGGGACTTGTCCCAGAAAATCAGTGCTTACACACACGTCATTGTGCCTGGTTTGGTCCTTGGCGGAGTACCATATGATCACTGGTATACGGTTCAGTTCCAATTTGATGAAGCAAGCCTAAAGGTGAAATAA